A portion of the Oncorhynchus clarkii lewisi isolate Uvic-CL-2024 chromosome 27, UVic_Ocla_1.0, whole genome shotgun sequence genome contains these proteins:
- the LOC139385476 gene encoding synergin gamma-like isoform X10 has translation MALRPGSGGGGSFIYPVGGGLGPPQGMMPMQQQQQQQGFPGMVQVQMQPNMQGMMGMNFGGQMPPGAMPMQGGMAMGMQAPGMQFMGQPQFMSMRGPGPQYTADMQKQMAEEHQKRLEQQQRMLEEDRKRRQFEEQKQKLRLLSSVKPKGQMGASRDDALEAIKGNLDGFSRDAKMHPTPSSHPKKPGVGGYPQQEHIQPMVPGWLYNDSLIPEMFKKVLQFTMTPGGIDTAKLYPILMSSGLPREALGQIWASANRTTPGMLTKEELYTVLALIGVAQSGLPAMNVEILSQFPSPPVPNLPALAMAMAPVIQHQHQQPMMTQPPVPVSMAMPAPTVMGRAPPAAPLPSAQPPTNFITNFPHVQGKADDDDFQDFQEAPRAGGGDQPFTEFQGESGETFPTTTSSLHQNSAPAILTPVSGSSSSSSDKYAVFKQLSVEEPPEPTQPASDFDGDKYSVFRQLEPPGDRKPVGEGFADFKSVSVDDGFTDFKTADSISPLEPSDQAKMFHPAFPPAFPNSQSLPQLQHQLHQQQQPAVSLSQPKNPLNMTDLDLFSSMAPTAPTPAEIKPSPFPSVPPSLVLPPGRAKPPGGGAEDFGDFSLFGPTSSSEAAPIGPDVGRGVAASHDDFADFMAFGSSGGEAKGEGLRSGEGRARGRGETTTTPQRPQQGSDKYDVFKQLSQEGGLAYDDNKHSAGGSFSSLRSEADDFTDFQSSKFCTALGASEKSLVDKVAAFKQGGKEDSASVKSLDLPSIGGSSVGKEDSEDALSVQLDMKLSDMGGDLKHVMSDSSLDLPGLSAHQPPATEGDDMKFDPFGTSAVSRLASYDWSEREECLSAQGQAKKHLVLDGVGVSSSFPSSDVVHRKETPFDSTENIPITHTCQTKITTFSTDDSVSTDSKFEAFADFGSCEPVGLGGDEDDDFGDFASTVSEKSDSPAAEPGSEVNLNEALDEFGTFHGDKAKFGKSDFLKASSQAKVKSSEEMIKSELATFDLSVQGSHKRSHSLGEKEIGRSPPSPAPEQPFRDRSSTLSEKKPALPVIRDKYKDLTGEVEESERYAYEWQRCLVSALQVITKANNTLNSISSSTVCTEVIQSAQGMEYLLGVVEVYRVTKRVELGIKATAVCSEKLQQLLKDISRVWNNLMGFMSLANLAPDESSLDFSSCILRHGIKNAKELACGVCLLNVDSRSKSKEETTIGRLFKRAFNSETDNFKLLYGGHQYHASCANFWINCVEPKPPGLILPDLL, from the exons TTTTATTTATCCTGTTGGAGGGGGCCTGGGACCGCCACAAG GTATGATGCccatgcagcagcagcagcaacaacagggATTCCCTGGTATGGTTCAAGTCCAAATGCAGCCCAACATGCAAGGAATGATGGGAATGAACTTCGGAGGCCAGATGCCTCCTGGTGCCATGCCTATGCAG GGTGGGATGGCCATGGGAATGCAGGCCCCTGGGATGCAGTTCATGGGCCAGCCACAGTTCATGAGCATGAGGGGCCCCGGGCCCCAGTACACTGCCGACATGCAGAAACAGATGGCCGAGGAACACCA gaagcgtctggagcagcagcagcggATGCTGGAGGAGGACAGAAAGAGGAGGCAGTTTGAGGAGCAGAAACAGAAGCTGAGGCTGCTGAGCAGCGTCAAACCCAAG GGACAGATGGGGGCGAGTCGGGACGATGCGCTGGAGGCCATCAAAGGCAACCTGGACGGGTTCAGCAGAGACGCCAAGATGCACCCCACGCCATCCTCACACCCCAAGAAGCCAG GTGTTGGTGGTTACCCTCAACAAGAGCACATCCAGCCCATGGTACCAGGCTGGCTCTACAACGACAGCCTCATCCCAG agatgttcaaaaAGGTCCTGCAGTTCACCATGACTCCGGGGGGCATCGACACAGCCAAGCTCTACCCCATCCTGATGTCCTCAGGCCTGCCCAGGGAAGCACTGGGCCAGATCTGGGCCTCAGCCAATCGCACCACGCCTGGCATGCTGACCAAGGAGGAGCTCTACACAGTCCTTGCTCTGATTGGTGTGGCACAG AGTGGTCTTCCAGCCATGAATGTGGAGATCCTGAGCCAGTTCCCCTCTCCCCCGGTGCCCAACCTGCCTGCCCTGGCCATGGCTATGGCCCCTGTCATCCAGCACCAACACCAGCAGCCCATGATGACTCAGCCCCCTGTCCCTGTGTCCATGGCCATGCCTGCGCCAACAGTCATGGGCAgggctcctcctgctgctccttTACCCTCCGCCCAACCACCCACCAACTTCATCACCAACTTCCCACATGTACAG GGGAAAGCAGACGATGATGACTTCCAGGACTTCCAGGAGGCCCCCAGGGCAGGAGGAGGGGATCAGCCCTTCACTGAGTTCCAGGGGGAGTCAGGGGAAACCTTCCCCACCACCACATCCTCTCTGCACCAGAACAG TGCTCCTGCCATTCTGACTCCGGTCTCTGGCTCCTCCTCGTCATCCTCTGATAAGTATGCTGTCTTCAAGCAGCTCTCTGTGGAGGAGCCTCCAGAGCCCACTCAGCCTGCCTCAG ATTTTGACGGAGACAAATACAGTGTGTTCCGACAGCTAGAGCCACCAGGTGACAGGAAACCAGTAG GGGAAGGATTTGCCGATTTCAAGTCTGTCAGTGTGGATGATGGCTTCACAGACTTTAAAACCGCCGACAGCATCTCTCCACTAGAACCTTCAGACCAGGCCAAAATGTTTCATCCAGCATTCCCTCCTGCTTTCCCGAACTCTCAGTCTCTACCGCAACTACAACACCAgctacatcaacaacaacaaccagcagtctctctctctcagcctaaaAACCCTCTCAACATGACTGACCTGGATCTCTTCTCCTCTATGGCTCCCACAGCCCCCACCCCTGCAGAGATCAAGCCCAGCCCCTTCCCCTCTGTGCCCCCCTCCCTAGTGCTCCCACCAGGCAGGGCCAAGCCCCCCGGGGGTGGGGCCGAGGACTTTGGTGACTTTTCCCTTTTTGGCCCCACCTCCTCTTCGGAGGCTGCTCCTATTGGCCCTGATGTAGGAAGGGGTGTGGCAGCGTCTCATGATGACTTTGCAGACTTCATGGCTTTCGGCAGCTCTGGGGGGGAGGCCAAGGGTGAGGGGTTGAGGTCTGGAGAGGGGAGGGcacgggggagaggagagaccacCACCACTCCACAGCGCCCCCAGCAGGGCTCTGACAAGTATGACGTGTTCAAGCAGCTGTCTCAGGAAGGAGGCCTGGCATATGACGACAACAAGCACAGCGCCGGCGGCTCGTTCTCTTCCCTCAGGAGCGAAGCAGATGACTTCACCGACTTCCAGTCGTCCAAGTTCTGCACAGCGCTGGGGGCCTCGGAGAAGAGCCTGGTGGATAAGGTGGCAGCCTTCAAACAAGGAGGCAAGGAGGACTCGGCTTCAGTCAAGTCCCTAGACCTCCCATCCATCGGGGGCAGCAGCGTGGGCAAGGAGGACTCTGAGGACGCTCTGTCAGTGCAGCTGGACATGAAGCTGTCAGACATGGGTGGAGACCTGAAGCACGTGATGTCAGACAGCTCTCTGGATCTGCCGGGCCTCTCGGCCCACCAACCCCCCGCCACAG AAGGAGACGACATGAAGTTTGACCCCTTCGGAACGTCAGCAGTCAGCAGGCTGGCCAGCTATGATTGGTCAGAAAGAGAGGAATGCCTGTCTGCTCAGGGTCAGGCCAAGAAGCATCTGGTCCTGGACGGTGTTGGTgtttcctcctctttcccttcctcagACGTAGTCCACAGGAAGGAGACGCCGTTCGACAGCACAGAAAACATCCCCATCACACACACCTGCCAGACGAAGATCACCACCTTCTCAACAGACGATAGTGTGTCGACCGACAGCAAGTTTGAGGCCTTTGCTGACTTTGGATCTTGTGAGCCGGTAGGTTTGGGTGGGGATGAAGATGATGACTTTGGGGACTTTGCCAGCACTGTGTCGGAGAAATCAGACTCCCCCGCGGCCGAGCCGGGCTCTGAGGTGAACCTGAACGAGGCCTTGGATGAGTTCGGGACCTTTCATGGGGACAAGGCCAAGTTTGGGAAGTCAGACTTTCTGAAGGCCAGCTCTCAGGCCAAGGTCAAGTCCAGTGAAGAGATGATCAAGAGCGAACTCGCCACCTTTGACCTCTCTGTACAAG GCTCCCACAAGCGTAGCCACAGTTTGGGGGAGAAGGAGATTGGGCGCTCGCCCCCCTCCCCGGCCCCGGAGCAGCCCTTCAGAGACCGCTCCAGCACCCTGAGTGAGAAGAAGCCTGCCCTGCCCGTCATCAGAGACAAGTACAAGGACCTGACTGGGGAGGTGGAG GAGAGTGAGCGCTATGCATATGAGTGGCAGAGGTGTCTGGTGAGTGCTCTACAG GTCATCACTAAAGCCAACAACACCCTGAACAGCATCAGCAGCTCTACTGTTTGCACTGAGGTCATCCAGTCTGCTCAGGGCATGGAGTACCTGctgg GTGTGGTGGAGGTGTACCGCGTGACCAAGCGTGTGGAGCTGGGTATCAAGGCCACAGCCGTGTGTTCTGAGAAGCTGCAGCAGCTGCTGAAGGACATCAGCCGCGTCTGGAACAACCTCATGGGCTTCATGTCCCTGGCCAACCTGGCG
- the LOC139385476 gene encoding synergin gamma-like isoform X1, protein MALRPGSGGGGSFIYPVGGGLGPPQGMMPMQQQQQQQGFPGMVQVQMQPNMQGMMGMNFGGQMPPGAMPMQGGMAMGMQAPGMQFMGQPQFMSMRGPGPQYTADMQKQMAEEHQKRLEQQQRMLEEDRKRRQFEEQKQKLRLLSSVKPKGQMGASRDDALEAIKGNLDGFSRDAKMHPTPSSHPKKPDSSPSHSSVTSHSLPPAFPDDEFSDFMQGPLDASSSFPPSSQAHPHSLDPGPGQRPSSAPFPQSLPASMSILTATQHSTVNSSSPSAFQGPSLEEKLFSSCDLTAEKKAQVSFKSQRTLAPNRATVSAQFHSSTKARNWAEAPGDLISAFTIETPQPEAPALGPTAPSPAADPPPPQTSSDGAGVGGYPQQEHIQPMVPGWLYNDSLIPEMFKKVLQFTMTPGGIDTAKLYPILMSSGLPREALGQIWASANRTTPGMLTKEELYTVLALIGVAQSGLPAMNVEILSQFPSPPVPNLPALAMAMAPVIQHQHQQPMMTQPPVPVSMAMPAPTVMGRAPPAAPLPSAQPPTNFITNFPHVQGKADDDDFQDFQEAPRAGGGDQPFTEFQGESGETFPTTTSSLHQNSAPAILTPVSGSSSSSSDKYAVFKQLSVEEPPEPTQPASDFDGDKYSVFRQLEPPGDRKPVVSDGDSSSHDSREGFADFKSVSVDDGFTDFKTADSISPLEPSDQAKMFHPAFPPAFPNSQSLPQLQHQLHQQQQPAVSLSQPKNPLNMTDLDLFSSMAPTAPTPAEIKPSPFPSVPPSLVLPPGRAKPPGGGAEDFGDFSLFGPTSSSEAAPIGPDVGRGVAASHDDFADFMAFGSSGGEAKGEGLRSGEGRARGRGETTTTPQRPQQGSDKYDVFKQLSQEGGLAYDDNKHSAGGSFSSLRSEADDFTDFQSSKFCTALGASEKSLVDKVAAFKQGGKEDSASVKSLDLPSIGGSSVGKEDSEDALSVQLDMKLSDMGGDLKHVMSDSSLDLPGLSAHQPPATEGDDMKFDPFGTSAVSRLASYDWSEREECLSAQGQAKKHLVLDGVGVSSSFPSSDVVHRKETPFDSTENIPITHTCQTKITTFSTDDSVSTDSKFEAFADFGSCEPVGLGGDEDDDFGDFASTVSEKSDSPAAEPGSEVNLNEALDEFGTFHGDKAKFGKSDFLKASSQAKVKSSEEMIKSELATFDLSVQGSHKRSHSLGEKEIGRSPPSPAPEQPFRDRSSTLSEKKPALPVIRDKYKDLTGEVEESERYAYEWQRCLVSALQVITKANNTLNSISSSTVCTEVIQSAQGMEYLLGVVEVYRVTKRVELGIKATAVCSEKLQQLLKDISRVWNNLMGFMSLANLAPDESSLDFSSCILRHGIKNAKELACGVCLLNVDSRSKSKEETTIGRLFKRALAKDHDKRLRAFNSETDNFKLLYGGHQYHASCANFWINCVEPKPPGLILPDLL, encoded by the exons TTTTATTTATCCTGTTGGAGGGGGCCTGGGACCGCCACAAG GTATGATGCccatgcagcagcagcagcaacaacagggATTCCCTGGTATGGTTCAAGTCCAAATGCAGCCCAACATGCAAGGAATGATGGGAATGAACTTCGGAGGCCAGATGCCTCCTGGTGCCATGCCTATGCAG GGTGGGATGGCCATGGGAATGCAGGCCCCTGGGATGCAGTTCATGGGCCAGCCACAGTTCATGAGCATGAGGGGCCCCGGGCCCCAGTACACTGCCGACATGCAGAAACAGATGGCCGAGGAACACCA gaagcgtctggagcagcagcagcggATGCTGGAGGAGGACAGAAAGAGGAGGCAGTTTGAGGAGCAGAAACAGAAGCTGAGGCTGCTGAGCAGCGTCAAACCCAAG GGACAGATGGGGGCGAGTCGGGACGATGCGCTGGAGGCCATCAAAGGCAACCTGGACGGGTTCAGCAGAGACGCCAAGATGCACCCCACGCCATCCTCACACCCCAAGAAGCCAG ACTCATCGCCATCCCACTCTTCTGtcacctctcactccctcccccctgcTTTCCCCGATGACGAGTTTAGTGACTTTATGCAGGGTCCCTTAGATGCTTCTTcctccttccccccctcctcccaggcCCATCCCCATTCTTTAGACCCAGGTCCTGGTCAGAGACCCTCCTCTGCCCCCTTCCCCCAGTCCCTCCCTGCCTCTATGTCCATTCTTACTGCCACCCAACACTCTACTGTCAACTCCAGCTCCCCATCTGCATTTCAAG GCCCGTCCCTGGAAGAGAAACTGTTCTCCTCGTGTGATTTAACGGCTGAAAAGAAGGCCCAGGTTAGCTTTAAGTCCCAGAGGACCCTGGCCCCTAACCGAGCTACAGTCTCGGCCCAGTTTCATTCCAGCACCAAGGCCCGGAACTGGGCTGAGGCTCCTGGGGACCTGATTTCTGCTTTCACTATAGAAACACCACAACCAGAGGCACCAGCACTGGGGCCCACAGCCCCCTCACCAGCAGCCGacccccctcctccccaaaccagtagtgatggtg CAGGTGTTGGTGGTTACCCTCAACAAGAGCACATCCAGCCCATGGTACCAGGCTGGCTCTACAACGACAGCCTCATCCCAG agatgttcaaaaAGGTCCTGCAGTTCACCATGACTCCGGGGGGCATCGACACAGCCAAGCTCTACCCCATCCTGATGTCCTCAGGCCTGCCCAGGGAAGCACTGGGCCAGATCTGGGCCTCAGCCAATCGCACCACGCCTGGCATGCTGACCAAGGAGGAGCTCTACACAGTCCTTGCTCTGATTGGTGTGGCACAG AGTGGTCTTCCAGCCATGAATGTGGAGATCCTGAGCCAGTTCCCCTCTCCCCCGGTGCCCAACCTGCCTGCCCTGGCCATGGCTATGGCCCCTGTCATCCAGCACCAACACCAGCAGCCCATGATGACTCAGCCCCCTGTCCCTGTGTCCATGGCCATGCCTGCGCCAACAGTCATGGGCAgggctcctcctgctgctccttTACCCTCCGCCCAACCACCCACCAACTTCATCACCAACTTCCCACATGTACAG GGGAAAGCAGACGATGATGACTTCCAGGACTTCCAGGAGGCCCCCAGGGCAGGAGGAGGGGATCAGCCCTTCACTGAGTTCCAGGGGGAGTCAGGGGAAACCTTCCCCACCACCACATCCTCTCTGCACCAGAACAG TGCTCCTGCCATTCTGACTCCGGTCTCTGGCTCCTCCTCGTCATCCTCTGATAAGTATGCTGTCTTCAAGCAGCTCTCTGTGGAGGAGCCTCCAGAGCCCACTCAGCCTGCCTCAG ATTTTGACGGAGACAAATACAGTGTGTTCCGACAGCTAGAGCCACCAGGTGACAGGAAACCAGTAG TTTCTGATGGGGACAGCAGCTCCCACGACTCCA GGGAAGGATTTGCCGATTTCAAGTCTGTCAGTGTGGATGATGGCTTCACAGACTTTAAAACCGCCGACAGCATCTCTCCACTAGAACCTTCAGACCAGGCCAAAATGTTTCATCCAGCATTCCCTCCTGCTTTCCCGAACTCTCAGTCTCTACCGCAACTACAACACCAgctacatcaacaacaacaaccagcagtctctctctctcagcctaaaAACCCTCTCAACATGACTGACCTGGATCTCTTCTCCTCTATGGCTCCCACAGCCCCCACCCCTGCAGAGATCAAGCCCAGCCCCTTCCCCTCTGTGCCCCCCTCCCTAGTGCTCCCACCAGGCAGGGCCAAGCCCCCCGGGGGTGGGGCCGAGGACTTTGGTGACTTTTCCCTTTTTGGCCCCACCTCCTCTTCGGAGGCTGCTCCTATTGGCCCTGATGTAGGAAGGGGTGTGGCAGCGTCTCATGATGACTTTGCAGACTTCATGGCTTTCGGCAGCTCTGGGGGGGAGGCCAAGGGTGAGGGGTTGAGGTCTGGAGAGGGGAGGGcacgggggagaggagagaccacCACCACTCCACAGCGCCCCCAGCAGGGCTCTGACAAGTATGACGTGTTCAAGCAGCTGTCTCAGGAAGGAGGCCTGGCATATGACGACAACAAGCACAGCGCCGGCGGCTCGTTCTCTTCCCTCAGGAGCGAAGCAGATGACTTCACCGACTTCCAGTCGTCCAAGTTCTGCACAGCGCTGGGGGCCTCGGAGAAGAGCCTGGTGGATAAGGTGGCAGCCTTCAAACAAGGAGGCAAGGAGGACTCGGCTTCAGTCAAGTCCCTAGACCTCCCATCCATCGGGGGCAGCAGCGTGGGCAAGGAGGACTCTGAGGACGCTCTGTCAGTGCAGCTGGACATGAAGCTGTCAGACATGGGTGGAGACCTGAAGCACGTGATGTCAGACAGCTCTCTGGATCTGCCGGGCCTCTCGGCCCACCAACCCCCCGCCACAG AAGGAGACGACATGAAGTTTGACCCCTTCGGAACGTCAGCAGTCAGCAGGCTGGCCAGCTATGATTGGTCAGAAAGAGAGGAATGCCTGTCTGCTCAGGGTCAGGCCAAGAAGCATCTGGTCCTGGACGGTGTTGGTgtttcctcctctttcccttcctcagACGTAGTCCACAGGAAGGAGACGCCGTTCGACAGCACAGAAAACATCCCCATCACACACACCTGCCAGACGAAGATCACCACCTTCTCAACAGACGATAGTGTGTCGACCGACAGCAAGTTTGAGGCCTTTGCTGACTTTGGATCTTGTGAGCCGGTAGGTTTGGGTGGGGATGAAGATGATGACTTTGGGGACTTTGCCAGCACTGTGTCGGAGAAATCAGACTCCCCCGCGGCCGAGCCGGGCTCTGAGGTGAACCTGAACGAGGCCTTGGATGAGTTCGGGACCTTTCATGGGGACAAGGCCAAGTTTGGGAAGTCAGACTTTCTGAAGGCCAGCTCTCAGGCCAAGGTCAAGTCCAGTGAAGAGATGATCAAGAGCGAACTCGCCACCTTTGACCTCTCTGTACAAG GCTCCCACAAGCGTAGCCACAGTTTGGGGGAGAAGGAGATTGGGCGCTCGCCCCCCTCCCCGGCCCCGGAGCAGCCCTTCAGAGACCGCTCCAGCACCCTGAGTGAGAAGAAGCCTGCCCTGCCCGTCATCAGAGACAAGTACAAGGACCTGACTGGGGAGGTGGAG GAGAGTGAGCGCTATGCATATGAGTGGCAGAGGTGTCTGGTGAGTGCTCTACAG GTCATCACTAAAGCCAACAACACCCTGAACAGCATCAGCAGCTCTACTGTTTGCACTGAGGTCATCCAGTCTGCTCAGGGCATGGAGTACCTGctgg GTGTGGTGGAGGTGTACCGCGTGACCAAGCGTGTGGAGCTGGGTATCAAGGCCACAGCCGTGTGTTCTGAGAAGCTGCAGCAGCTGCTGAAGGACATCAGCCGCGTCTGGAACAACCTCATGGGCTTCATGTCCCTGGCCAACCTGGCG
- the LOC139385476 gene encoding synergin gamma-like isoform X11, which yields MALRPGSGGGGSFIYPVGGGLGPPQGMMPMQQQQQQQGFPGMVQVQMQPNMQGMMGMNFGGQMPPGAMPMQGGMAMGMQAPGMQFMGQPQFMSMRGPGPQYTADMQKQMAEEHQKRLEQQQRMLEEDRKRRQFEEQKQKLRLLSSVKPKGQMGASRDDALEAIKGNLDGFSRDAKMHPTPSSHPKKPAGVGGYPQQEHIQPMVPGWLYNDSLIPEMFKKVLQFTMTPGGIDTAKLYPILMSSGLPREALGQIWASANRTTPGMLTKEELYTVLALIGVAQSGLPAMNVEILSQFPSPPVPNLPALAMAMAPVIQHQHQQPMMTQPPVPVSMAMPAPTVMGRAPPAAPLPSAQPPTNFITNFPHVQGKADDDDFQDFQEAPRAGGGDQPFTEFQGESGETFPTTTSSLHQNSAPAILTPVSGSSSSSSDKYAVFKQLSVEEPPEPTQPASDFDGDKYSVFRQLEPPGDRKPVGEGFADFKSVSVDDGFTDFKTADSISPLEPSDQAKMFHPAFPPAFPNSQSLPQLQHQLHQQQQPAVSLSQPKNPLNMTDLDLFSSMAPTAPTPAEIKPSPFPSVPPSLVLPPGRAKPPGGGAEDFGDFSLFGPTSSSEAAPIGPDVGRGVAASHDDFADFMAFGSSGGEAKGEGLRSGEGRARGRGETTTTPQRPQQGSDKYDVFKQLSQEGGLAYDDNKHSAGGSFSSLRSEADDFTDFQSSKFCTALGASEKSLVDKVAAFKQGGKEDSASVKSLDLPSIGGSSVGKEDSEDALSVQLDMKLSDMGGDLKHVMSDSSLDLPGLSAHQPPATEGDDMKFDPFGTSAVSRLASYDWSEREECLSAQGQAKKHLVLDGVGVSSSFPSSDVVHRKETPFDSTENIPITHTCQTKITTFSTDDSVSTDSKFEAFADFGSCEPVGLGGDEDDDFGDFASTVSEKSDSPAAEPGSEVNLNEALDEFGTFHGDKAKFGKSDFLKASSQAKVKSSEEMIKSELATFDLSVQGSHKRSHSLGEKEIGRSPPSPAPEQPFRDRSSTLSEKKPALPVIRDKYKDLTGEVEESERYAYEWQRCLVSALQVITKANNTLNSISSSTVCTEVIQSAQGMEYLLGVVEVYRVTKRVELGIKATAVCSEKLQQLLKDISRVWNNLMGFMSLANLAPDESSLDFSSCILRHGIKNAKELACGVCLLNVDSRSKALAKDHDKRLRAFNSETDNFKLLYGGHQYHASCANFWINCVEPKPPGLILPDLL from the exons TTTTATTTATCCTGTTGGAGGGGGCCTGGGACCGCCACAAG GTATGATGCccatgcagcagcagcagcaacaacagggATTCCCTGGTATGGTTCAAGTCCAAATGCAGCCCAACATGCAAGGAATGATGGGAATGAACTTCGGAGGCCAGATGCCTCCTGGTGCCATGCCTATGCAG GGTGGGATGGCCATGGGAATGCAGGCCCCTGGGATGCAGTTCATGGGCCAGCCACAGTTCATGAGCATGAGGGGCCCCGGGCCCCAGTACACTGCCGACATGCAGAAACAGATGGCCGAGGAACACCA gaagcgtctggagcagcagcagcggATGCTGGAGGAGGACAGAAAGAGGAGGCAGTTTGAGGAGCAGAAACAGAAGCTGAGGCTGCTGAGCAGCGTCAAACCCAAG GGACAGATGGGGGCGAGTCGGGACGATGCGCTGGAGGCCATCAAAGGCAACCTGGACGGGTTCAGCAGAGACGCCAAGATGCACCCCACGCCATCCTCACACCCCAAGAAGCCAG CAGGTGTTGGTGGTTACCCTCAACAAGAGCACATCCAGCCCATGGTACCAGGCTGGCTCTACAACGACAGCCTCATCCCAG agatgttcaaaaAGGTCCTGCAGTTCACCATGACTCCGGGGGGCATCGACACAGCCAAGCTCTACCCCATCCTGATGTCCTCAGGCCTGCCCAGGGAAGCACTGGGCCAGATCTGGGCCTCAGCCAATCGCACCACGCCTGGCATGCTGACCAAGGAGGAGCTCTACACAGTCCTTGCTCTGATTGGTGTGGCACAG AGTGGTCTTCCAGCCATGAATGTGGAGATCCTGAGCCAGTTCCCCTCTCCCCCGGTGCCCAACCTGCCTGCCCTGGCCATGGCTATGGCCCCTGTCATCCAGCACCAACACCAGCAGCCCATGATGACTCAGCCCCCTGTCCCTGTGTCCATGGCCATGCCTGCGCCAACAGTCATGGGCAgggctcctcctgctgctccttTACCCTCCGCCCAACCACCCACCAACTTCATCACCAACTTCCCACATGTACAG GGGAAAGCAGACGATGATGACTTCCAGGACTTCCAGGAGGCCCCCAGGGCAGGAGGAGGGGATCAGCCCTTCACTGAGTTCCAGGGGGAGTCAGGGGAAACCTTCCCCACCACCACATCCTCTCTGCACCAGAACAG TGCTCCTGCCATTCTGACTCCGGTCTCTGGCTCCTCCTCGTCATCCTCTGATAAGTATGCTGTCTTCAAGCAGCTCTCTGTGGAGGAGCCTCCAGAGCCCACTCAGCCTGCCTCAG ATTTTGACGGAGACAAATACAGTGTGTTCCGACAGCTAGAGCCACCAGGTGACAGGAAACCAGTAG GGGAAGGATTTGCCGATTTCAAGTCTGTCAGTGTGGATGATGGCTTCACAGACTTTAAAACCGCCGACAGCATCTCTCCACTAGAACCTTCAGACCAGGCCAAAATGTTTCATCCAGCATTCCCTCCTGCTTTCCCGAACTCTCAGTCTCTACCGCAACTACAACACCAgctacatcaacaacaacaaccagcagtctctctctctcagcctaaaAACCCTCTCAACATGACTGACCTGGATCTCTTCTCCTCTATGGCTCCCACAGCCCCCACCCCTGCAGAGATCAAGCCCAGCCCCTTCCCCTCTGTGCCCCCCTCCCTAGTGCTCCCACCAGGCAGGGCCAAGCCCCCCGGGGGTGGGGCCGAGGACTTTGGTGACTTTTCCCTTTTTGGCCCCACCTCCTCTTCGGAGGCTGCTCCTATTGGCCCTGATGTAGGAAGGGGTGTGGCAGCGTCTCATGATGACTTTGCAGACTTCATGGCTTTCGGCAGCTCTGGGGGGGAGGCCAAGGGTGAGGGGTTGAGGTCTGGAGAGGGGAGGGcacgggggagaggagagaccacCACCACTCCACAGCGCCCCCAGCAGGGCTCTGACAAGTATGACGTGTTCAAGCAGCTGTCTCAGGAAGGAGGCCTGGCATATGACGACAACAAGCACAGCGCCGGCGGCTCGTTCTCTTCCCTCAGGAGCGAAGCAGATGACTTCACCGACTTCCAGTCGTCCAAGTTCTGCACAGCGCTGGGGGCCTCGGAGAAGAGCCTGGTGGATAAGGTGGCAGCCTTCAAACAAGGAGGCAAGGAGGACTCGGCTTCAGTCAAGTCCCTAGACCTCCCATCCATCGGGGGCAGCAGCGTGGGCAAGGAGGACTCTGAGGACGCTCTGTCAGTGCAGCTGGACATGAAGCTGTCAGACATGGGTGGAGACCTGAAGCACGTGATGTCAGACAGCTCTCTGGATCTGCCGGGCCTCTCGGCCCACCAACCCCCCGCCACAG AAGGAGACGACATGAAGTTTGACCCCTTCGGAACGTCAGCAGTCAGCAGGCTGGCCAGCTATGATTGGTCAGAAAGAGAGGAATGCCTGTCTGCTCAGGGTCAGGCCAAGAAGCATCTGGTCCTGGACGGTGTTGGTgtttcctcctctttcccttcctcagACGTAGTCCACAGGAAGGAGACGCCGTTCGACAGCACAGAAAACATCCCCATCACACACACCTGCCAGACGAAGATCACCACCTTCTCAACAGACGATAGTGTGTCGACCGACAGCAAGTTTGAGGCCTTTGCTGACTTTGGATCTTGTGAGCCGGTAGGTTTGGGTGGGGATGAAGATGATGACTTTGGGGACTTTGCCAGCACTGTGTCGGAGAAATCAGACTCCCCCGCGGCCGAGCCGGGCTCTGAGGTGAACCTGAACGAGGCCTTGGATGAGTTCGGGACCTTTCATGGGGACAAGGCCAAGTTTGGGAAGTCAGACTTTCTGAAGGCCAGCTCTCAGGCCAAGGTCAAGTCCAGTGAAGAGATGATCAAGAGCGAACTCGCCACCTTTGACCTCTCTGTACAAG GCTCCCACAAGCGTAGCCACAGTTTGGGGGAGAAGGAGATTGGGCGCTCGCCCCCCTCCCCGGCCCCGGAGCAGCCCTTCAGAGACCGCTCCAGCACCCTGAGTGAGAAGAAGCCTGCCCTGCCCGTCATCAGAGACAAGTACAAGGACCTGACTGGGGAGGTGGAG GAGAGTGAGCGCTATGCATATGAGTGGCAGAGGTGTCTGGTGAGTGCTCTACAG GTCATCACTAAAGCCAACAACACCCTGAACAGCATCAGCAGCTCTACTGTTTGCACTGAGGTCATCCAGTCTGCTCAGGGCATGGAGTACCTGctgg GTGTGGTGGAGGTGTACCGCGTGACCAAGCGTGTGGAGCTGGGTATCAAGGCCACAGCCGTGTGTTCTGAGAAGCTGCAGCAGCTGCTGAAGGACATCAGCCGCGTCTGGAACAACCTCATGGGCTTCATGTCCCTGGCCAACCTGGCG